The following coding sequences lie in one Zingiber officinale cultivar Zhangliang chromosome 2B, Zo_v1.1, whole genome shotgun sequence genomic window:
- the LOC122047527 gene encoding protein ESSENTIAL FOR POTEXVIRUS ACCUMULATION 1-like isoform X2, giving the protein MASGNVDLPDDLFITKPVEEVWAGKDQVNPENNIPLSPQWLYAKHGDSKDTRPPSSLPSGTLSDSIQKDIWRLDGSQDKKEWRKNVSDIDSSRRWREEERETSLLSRRERKKEGEREIEYRKGDRRPENAVVKEPLESRTLSSTERLHEVPNRGMGNENRRDSKWSSRWGPEDKDKESRIEKKVEVEKEDSHTEKQSFSASLRSLSGTDSRDKWRPRHRQDVHSGGSSVRAAPGFGFERDRVDGSSNSGFARGRGRSNSVAVLQLGSSFAAASSIGAIPVTEAEFCYPRGKLLAIYRKQKTVFVDATPVDFEDAPPVTTSSFVTPLAFDTPDAEEEILLKEIWKGKVNSIGANLSQEKMAKTNEADIGDEEKSIIEKKHDKMELIEDSKELNSEHGQHKDITVDSLINLVGLDGLPPKVVNHDAFLDKPGSLGADVMHSETDDGMMKEINVTDQSSHLDIFKNVNLGDDFIIPFDVGATVPVKSCPVFDIPHVEVLNDNKFENRKLENKLPHPEELSLYYQDPQGDVQGPFLGFDIISWFEQGFFGTDLPVCLSDAPEGTPFQPLGEVMPHLKLELHPISNIFPGEKSETFDATSHEHDPTLISGSFASKDQQQTLTLDALGSHLKLDALENETLIDSNNARLPFSKAETSLRMIAEGHNLPDFTGQDAEVVLYKGRSSSNMEKQQHGKVDNHNIALSMSMGAHHSMLTETANTSFAHHNLQRGNDMNPLGLFWSELKGNQNKPLSSTIPGSMENLIGNYDHSRTASPFNLNQEQQLISGRDLPNPNDSWSKNYRWSSSARVPDNLGVNNISRFEDGPNHPSLEQSLLLQQLQKQQLQHQLQQQSLLAHQNADLSGTYLDQVHELMHQHPVNQQSMEDLEQMLKLRFEQQVHLEQLQQQQLQQQQFQRQRQLHQHFQYDEPQFESQRQIYLENLLHQQLLEPGTGLSNVYPHDKNMMDQMFLRQQLLNESRKHSSNLSHESVMEQLIHANQGLNFQQQNKDLFNVLSHSKLRQMSLEQQYLLEHQLEQLQAQQLSASRNLTGIEEERHRGGIWSVDESGQFIRTAASQPQNYSSRLGQLDFLQKPQGPSLVEHPSHSQRNYLLQERMQRGLHPLDSSMHMPRAGTSPPNMELINAIARGQGLDAQDHLDQLRASGQMGQFHSNFHAHQRQISREFSGTHMDPTESHWSELARQLPADLIESQLKQLQIKVEKQRGANMNVSFESPNAWAPNLGNNESSKYELRDLLHQEMLHQSQQSLSLVDAATSSYEQKDPSWLYSRPNSENPYDLNRERAALGGAFSDASLLEQVGRPLNEQIMNTIDNKFESSNRFTLKPGFSTSFEQKQFPPDLDLFERGRLANSLSDASLQLIDFSNLKDGERGKMQDISGSSRIQSMMDAQESRVMQAEGHDGKSFKQDLFEITSLGFFDYEAEFVHADKEEMPNNMAYGDPKAADSFLKRAYDLHDMSSARPPHGMPSARPPSAGTLQISKGHDSATYGSSEEVQQEPGATLSSQSSEVLRSNKKDFKFRRTSSSNDTDTIEPSFIYMLKSTKKSMPEHENIETGSVGKSSKKKGKKGRQIDPSLLGFKVHSNRILMGEIQRPDD; this is encoded by the exons ATGGCGAGCGGCAACGTGGATCTGCCGGATGATCTCTTCATCACAAAGCCGGTCGAGGAGGTGTGGGCCGGCAAAG ATCAGGTGAATCCAGAAAATAATATTCCTCTGTCTCCTCAGTGGCTATATGCTAAACATGGTGACAGCAAG GATACTCGGCCACCAAGTTCACTACCATCTGGAACCTTGTCTGATTCTATTCAGAAAGATATCTGGCGTTTGGACGGATCACAGGACAAGAAAGAATGGAGAAAAAATGTATCTGATATTGATAGTAGCCGACGTTGGCGTGAAGAGGAGAGAGAGACTAGCTTGCTTTCTAGGAGAGAACGCAAAAAGGAAGGAGAACGAGAAATTGAGTATCGAAAAGGTGATCGTCGACCTGAGAATGCCGTTGTTAAAGAACCTCTTGAGTCTAGGACTCTGTCTTCAACTGAGAGGTTGCATGAAGTTCCTAACCGTGGTATGGGAAATGAAAACCGCCGGGATAGCAAGTGGTCATCAAGATGGGGCCCAGAGGACAAAGACAAGGAGTCACGGATAGAGAAGAAAGTGGAAGTAGAGAAAGAAGACTCTCATACTGAAAAACAGTCTTTTTCTGCTAGCCTCCGCTCACTCTCTGGAACTGATTCTCGTGATAAATGGAGGCCACGACATCGTCAGGATGTTCATTCTGGGGGTTCCTCTGTTCGTGCTGCTCCTGGATTTGGTTTTGAAAGAGATCGTGTGGACGGTTCATCAAATTCTGGTTTTGCTCGTGGTAGGGGAAGATCAAACTCTGTTGCTGTATTGCAGCTGGGAAGTTCATTTGCTGCTGCTAGCTCAATTGGTGCAATCCCAGTAACTGAGGCTGAGTTCTGCTATCCTAGAGGGAAGCTTCTTGCTATTTACAGGAAGCAGAAGACAGTTTTTGTTGATGCTACCCCTGTGGACTTTGAGGATGCTCCTCCGGTAACAACATCTAGCTTTGTAACTCCATTGGCCTTTGACACGCCTGATGCAGAGGAAGAG ATTCTTCTGAAAGAAATTTGGAAAGGGAAGGTCAACAGCATTGGAGCAAACTTAAGTCAGGAAAAGATGGCAAAAACTAATGAAGCTGATATAG GTGATGAGGAGAAGAGCATAATTGAAAAGAAACATGATAAAATGGAATTAATAGAAGATTCTAAAG AGCTGAATTCTGAACATGGACAACACAAGGACATTACTGTGGATTCTTTGATTAATTTGGTTGGTCTTGATGGTTTGCCCCCAAAGGTTGTGAACCATGATGCTTTTCTAGATAAACCAGGTTCACTTGGTGCCGATGTTATGCATTCTGAGACAGATGATGGCATGATGAAAGAGATAAATGTTACTGATCAATCAAGTCATCTAGATATTTTTAAAAACGTCAACTTAGGAGATGATTTCATTATCCCTTTTGATGTTGGTGCTACGGTACCCGTTAAGTCATGTCCTGTGTTTGACATTCCTCATGTGGAGGTTCTTAACGataacaaatttgaaaatagaaaattgGAGAACAAATTACCCCATCCTGAGGAGTTGAGCTTATATTACCAAGACCCACAAGGTGATGTACAGGGACCATTTCTAGGTTTTGATATCATCTCTTGGTTTGAGCAAGGTTTCTTTGGCACAGATTTACCTGTGTGTTTATCTGATGCTCCTGAGGGCACACCTTTTCAGCCACTAGGTGAAGTTATGCCTCATTTGAAACTCGAGCTCCATCCTATCTCAAATATCTTCCCTGGTGAAAAATCTGAAACTTTCGATGCTACAAGTCATGAACATGACCCTACCCTTATTAGTGGTTCTTTTGCCTCAAAGGATCAACAGCAAACCTTGACATTGGATGCTTTGGGTTCTCATTTAAAACTTGATGCTCTTGAAAATGAAACTCTGATAGATTCAAATAATGCCAGGTTACCCTTTTCCAAGGCAGAAACATCATTACGTATGATAGCTGAAGGCCACAACTTGCCTGATTTTACTGGGCAAGATGCCGAAG TTGTGTTGTACAAAGGTAGGTCCTCAAGCAACATGGAGAAACAGCAACATGGAAAAGTTGATAATCATAACATTGCTCTATCAATGTCCATGGGTGCTCATCATTCTATGCTTACTGAAACTGCAAATACTAGTTTTGCGCATCATAATCTTCAAAGGGGCAATGACATGAATCCTCTTGGATTGTTTTGGTCTGAACTAAAAGGTAACCAAAACAAGCCCCTTTCATCAACTATTCCAGGCTCCATGGAGAATTTGATTGGCAATTATGATCATTCAAGAACTGCCTCTCCATTTAACCTGAACCAGGAGCAACAGCTCATCTCGGGAAGAGACCTTCCAAACCCCAATGATTCATGGTCTAAAAATTATAGATGGAGCAGCAGTGCAAGAGTTCCTGACAATCTTGGTGTGAATAACATTTCCAGGTTCGAAGATGGGCCTAACCACCCTAGTTTAGAACAGTCTCTGCTCTTGCAACAATTACAGAAACAACAATTACAGCATCAACTTCAACAGCAAAGCTTACTAGCTCATCAAAATGCTGATTTGTCTGGAACATACTTGGATCAGGTGCATGAACTTATGCACCAGCACCCTGTTAATCAACAGAGTATGGAAGATCTAGAACAGATGCTGAAACTTAGGTTTGAACAACAGGTACATCTAGAACAGTTGCAGCAGCAGCAGTTGCAGCAGCAGCAGTTTCAACGACAGCGACAATTGCACCAGCATTTTCAATATGATGAACCACAATTTGAATCACAACGGCAGATTTATCTTGAAAATTTGCTGCATCAGCAATTACTTGAACCTGGTACTGGTTTATCAAATGTTTATCCGCATGACAAAAACATGATGGATCAGATGTTTCTAAGGCAGCAACTTTTGAATGAGTCTCGGAAACATTCTAGCAATCTTTCTCATGAATCAGTGATGGAGCAACTCATCCATGCAAATCAGGGGCTGAATTTTCAGCAGCAGAATAAAGATTTATTTAATGTTTTATCTCATTCCAAGCTGAGGCAGATGTCTCTGGAGCAACAATATCTTTTAGAACATCAGCTGGAGCAACTTCAGGCTCAGCAGCTCTCCGCTTCGAGGAATTTAACTGGTATTGAGGAAGAGAGGCACAGAGGGGGGATCTGGTCGGTTGATGAATCTGGCCAATTCATTAGAACTGCAGCTAGTCAGCCACAGAATTATTCTTCCAGGCTTGGCCAATTAGACTTTTTGCAGAAACCACAAGGACCATCATTGGTAGAGCATCCTAGTCATTCTCAGCGAAACTACTTGTTGCAGGAGAGAATGCAAAGGGGGCTACATCCTCTTGATAGTTCAATGCATATGCCACGTGCAGGTACTTCTCCACCAAACATGGAACTAATTAATGCCATAGCACGAGGTCAAGGATTGGATGCACAAGACCATCTTGACCAGCTTCGTGCTTCTGGTCAGATGGGACAGTTTCATTCTAATTTTCACGCTCATCAAAGACAGATTTCCAGAGAATTCTCTGGCACACACATGGATCCAACAGAGAGCCACTGGTCTGAGTTAGCTAGACAGTTACCAGCTGACCTAATAGAATCCCAGCTGAAACAGTTGCAAATTAAAGTGGAGAAGCAGAGAGGTGCAAATATGAATGTCTCCTTTGAGAGCCCAAATGCATGGGCACCAAATCTAGGAAATAATGAAAGCTCAAAATATGAATTGAGAGACTTGCTTCATCAAGAAATGCTTCACCAATCTCAACAGTCTCTCAGTTTGGTGGATGCTGCTACATCATCCTATGAGCAAAAGGACCCTTCTTGGCTCTACTCACGACCTAATTCAGAGAATCCATATGATTTGAACAGAGAGAGAGCAGCGTTAGGTGGCGCCTTTTCAGATGCTTCCCTTTTGGAGCAAGTAGGACGGCCTTTGAATGAACAAATCATGAATACCATTGATAATAAATTTGAGAGCAGCAACAGGTTCACTTTAAAGCCTGGTTTCTCAACTTCTTTTGAACAGAAACAATTCCCGCCGGATTTAGACTTATTTGAAAGGGGCAGGCTTGCGAATTCTTTAAGTGATGCTTCCTTGCAGTTGATAGATTTCTCTAATCTGAAGGATGGGGAGAGAGGAAAGATGCAGGATATCAGTGGAAGTTCCAGGATCCAATCAATGATGGATGCGCAAGAGAGTAGAGTTATGCAAGCAGAAGGTCATGATGGCAAGTCTTTTAAGCAAGACTTATTTGAGATAACTA GTTTAGGCTTCTTTGACTATGAAGCAGAATTTGTTCATGCTGACAAGGAAGAGATGCCTAACAATAT GGCGTATGGTGATCCAAAAGCTGCTGATAGTTTCTTAAAGCGTGCCTATGATCTCCATGACATGTCATCTGCAAGACCTCCCCATGGCATGCCATCTGCAAGACCACCATCAGCCGGCACTCTTCAAATTTCAAAAGGGCATGATTCTGCAACTTATGGATCTTCAGAAG AAGTACAGCAAGAACCTGGAGCTACACTCTCATCCCAATCCTCTGAGGTGCTTAGATCTAACAAGAAAGACTTCAAATTTCGTCGGACCTCTTCTAGCAATGACACTGATACTATAGAGCCTTCATTCATTTATATGCTGAAGAGCACCAAAAAATCCATGCCGGAGCATGAGAACATTGAAACAGGTTCAGTCGGAAAGAGTAGCAAAAAGAAGGGAAAGAAAGGGAGACAGATTGACCCGTCTCTTCTCGGCTTCAAAGTTCACAGCAACCGCATCTTGATGGGTGAGATCCAGCGCCCGGATGATTGA
- the LOC122047527 gene encoding protein ESSENTIAL FOR POTEXVIRUS ACCUMULATION 1-like isoform X1, which yields MASGNVDLPDDLFITKPVEEVWAGKDQVNPENNIPLSPQWLYAKHGDSKDTRPPSSLPSGTLSDSIQKDIWRLDGSQDKKEWRKNVSDIDSSRRWREEERETSLLSRRERKKEGEREIEYRKGDRRPENAVVKEPLESRTLSSTERLHEVPNRGMGNENRRDSKWSSRWGPEDKDKESRIEKKVEVEKEDSHTEKQSFSASLRSLSGTDSRDKWRPRHRQDVHSGGSSVRAAPGFGFERDRVDGSSNSGFARGRGRSNSVAVLQLGSSFAAASSIGAIPVTEAEFCYPRGKLLAIYRKQKTVFVDATPVDFEDAPPVTTSSFVTPLAFDTPDAEEEILLKEIWKGKVNSIGANLSQEKMAKTNEADIGDEEKSIIEKKHDKMELIEDSKELNSEHGQHKDITVDSLINLVGLDGLPPKVVNHDAFLDKPGSLGADVMHSETDDGMMKEINVTDQSSHLDIFKNVNLGDDFIIPFDVGATVPVKSCPVFDIPHVEVLNDNKFENRKLENKLPHPEELSLYYQDPQGDVQGPFLGFDIISWFEQGFFGTDLPVCLSDAPEGTPFQPLGEVMPHLKLELHPISNIFPGEKSETFDATSHEHDPTLISGSFASKDQQQTLTLDALGSHLKLDALENETLIDSNNARLPFSKAETSLRMIAEGHNLPDFTGQDAEVVLYKGRSSSNMEKQQHGKVDNHNIALSMSMGAHHSMLTETANTSFAHHNLQRGNDMNPLGLFWSELKGNQNKPLSSTIPGSMENLIGNYDHSRTASPFNLNQEQQLISGRDLPNPNDSWSKNYRWSSSARVPDNLGVNNISRFEDGPNHPSLEQSLLLQQLQKQQLQHQLQQQSLLAHQNADLSGTYLDQVHELMHQHPVNQQSMEDLEQMLKLRFEQQVHLEQLQQQQLQQQQFQRQRQLHQHFQYDEPQFESQRQIYLENLLHQQLLEPGTGLSNVYPHDKNMMDQMFLRQQLLNESRKHSSNLSHESVMEQLIHANQGLNFQQQNKDLFNVLSHSKLRQMSLEQQYLLEHQLEQLQAQQLSASRNLTGIEEERHRGGIWSVDESGQFIRTAASQPQNYSSRLGQLDFLQKPQGPSLVEHPSHSQRNYLLQERMQRGLHPLDSSMHMPRAGTSPPNMELINAIARGQGLDAQDHLDQLRASGQMGQFHSNFHAHQRQISREFSGTHMDPTESHWSELARQLPADLIESQLKQLQIKVEKQRGANMNVSFESPNAWAPNLGNNESSKYELRDLLHQEMLHQSQQSLSLVDAATSSYEQKDPSWLYSRPNSENPYDLNRERAALGGAFSDASLLEQVGRPLNEQIMNTIDNKFESSNRFTLKPGFSTSFEQKQFPPDLDLFERGRLANSLSDASLQLIDFSNLKDGERGKMQDISGSSRIQSMMDAQESRVMQAEGHDGKSFKQDLFEITSLGFFDYEAEFVHADKEEMPNNMAYGDPKAADSFLKRAYDLHDMSSARPPHGMPSARPPSAGTLQISKGHDSATYGSSEGTEVQQEPGATLSSQSSEVLRSNKKDFKFRRTSSSNDTDTIEPSFIYMLKSTKKSMPEHENIETGSVGKSSKKKGKKGRQIDPSLLGFKVHSNRILMGEIQRPDD from the exons ATGGCGAGCGGCAACGTGGATCTGCCGGATGATCTCTTCATCACAAAGCCGGTCGAGGAGGTGTGGGCCGGCAAAG ATCAGGTGAATCCAGAAAATAATATTCCTCTGTCTCCTCAGTGGCTATATGCTAAACATGGTGACAGCAAG GATACTCGGCCACCAAGTTCACTACCATCTGGAACCTTGTCTGATTCTATTCAGAAAGATATCTGGCGTTTGGACGGATCACAGGACAAGAAAGAATGGAGAAAAAATGTATCTGATATTGATAGTAGCCGACGTTGGCGTGAAGAGGAGAGAGAGACTAGCTTGCTTTCTAGGAGAGAACGCAAAAAGGAAGGAGAACGAGAAATTGAGTATCGAAAAGGTGATCGTCGACCTGAGAATGCCGTTGTTAAAGAACCTCTTGAGTCTAGGACTCTGTCTTCAACTGAGAGGTTGCATGAAGTTCCTAACCGTGGTATGGGAAATGAAAACCGCCGGGATAGCAAGTGGTCATCAAGATGGGGCCCAGAGGACAAAGACAAGGAGTCACGGATAGAGAAGAAAGTGGAAGTAGAGAAAGAAGACTCTCATACTGAAAAACAGTCTTTTTCTGCTAGCCTCCGCTCACTCTCTGGAACTGATTCTCGTGATAAATGGAGGCCACGACATCGTCAGGATGTTCATTCTGGGGGTTCCTCTGTTCGTGCTGCTCCTGGATTTGGTTTTGAAAGAGATCGTGTGGACGGTTCATCAAATTCTGGTTTTGCTCGTGGTAGGGGAAGATCAAACTCTGTTGCTGTATTGCAGCTGGGAAGTTCATTTGCTGCTGCTAGCTCAATTGGTGCAATCCCAGTAACTGAGGCTGAGTTCTGCTATCCTAGAGGGAAGCTTCTTGCTATTTACAGGAAGCAGAAGACAGTTTTTGTTGATGCTACCCCTGTGGACTTTGAGGATGCTCCTCCGGTAACAACATCTAGCTTTGTAACTCCATTGGCCTTTGACACGCCTGATGCAGAGGAAGAG ATTCTTCTGAAAGAAATTTGGAAAGGGAAGGTCAACAGCATTGGAGCAAACTTAAGTCAGGAAAAGATGGCAAAAACTAATGAAGCTGATATAG GTGATGAGGAGAAGAGCATAATTGAAAAGAAACATGATAAAATGGAATTAATAGAAGATTCTAAAG AGCTGAATTCTGAACATGGACAACACAAGGACATTACTGTGGATTCTTTGATTAATTTGGTTGGTCTTGATGGTTTGCCCCCAAAGGTTGTGAACCATGATGCTTTTCTAGATAAACCAGGTTCACTTGGTGCCGATGTTATGCATTCTGAGACAGATGATGGCATGATGAAAGAGATAAATGTTACTGATCAATCAAGTCATCTAGATATTTTTAAAAACGTCAACTTAGGAGATGATTTCATTATCCCTTTTGATGTTGGTGCTACGGTACCCGTTAAGTCATGTCCTGTGTTTGACATTCCTCATGTGGAGGTTCTTAACGataacaaatttgaaaatagaaaattgGAGAACAAATTACCCCATCCTGAGGAGTTGAGCTTATATTACCAAGACCCACAAGGTGATGTACAGGGACCATTTCTAGGTTTTGATATCATCTCTTGGTTTGAGCAAGGTTTCTTTGGCACAGATTTACCTGTGTGTTTATCTGATGCTCCTGAGGGCACACCTTTTCAGCCACTAGGTGAAGTTATGCCTCATTTGAAACTCGAGCTCCATCCTATCTCAAATATCTTCCCTGGTGAAAAATCTGAAACTTTCGATGCTACAAGTCATGAACATGACCCTACCCTTATTAGTGGTTCTTTTGCCTCAAAGGATCAACAGCAAACCTTGACATTGGATGCTTTGGGTTCTCATTTAAAACTTGATGCTCTTGAAAATGAAACTCTGATAGATTCAAATAATGCCAGGTTACCCTTTTCCAAGGCAGAAACATCATTACGTATGATAGCTGAAGGCCACAACTTGCCTGATTTTACTGGGCAAGATGCCGAAG TTGTGTTGTACAAAGGTAGGTCCTCAAGCAACATGGAGAAACAGCAACATGGAAAAGTTGATAATCATAACATTGCTCTATCAATGTCCATGGGTGCTCATCATTCTATGCTTACTGAAACTGCAAATACTAGTTTTGCGCATCATAATCTTCAAAGGGGCAATGACATGAATCCTCTTGGATTGTTTTGGTCTGAACTAAAAGGTAACCAAAACAAGCCCCTTTCATCAACTATTCCAGGCTCCATGGAGAATTTGATTGGCAATTATGATCATTCAAGAACTGCCTCTCCATTTAACCTGAACCAGGAGCAACAGCTCATCTCGGGAAGAGACCTTCCAAACCCCAATGATTCATGGTCTAAAAATTATAGATGGAGCAGCAGTGCAAGAGTTCCTGACAATCTTGGTGTGAATAACATTTCCAGGTTCGAAGATGGGCCTAACCACCCTAGTTTAGAACAGTCTCTGCTCTTGCAACAATTACAGAAACAACAATTACAGCATCAACTTCAACAGCAAAGCTTACTAGCTCATCAAAATGCTGATTTGTCTGGAACATACTTGGATCAGGTGCATGAACTTATGCACCAGCACCCTGTTAATCAACAGAGTATGGAAGATCTAGAACAGATGCTGAAACTTAGGTTTGAACAACAGGTACATCTAGAACAGTTGCAGCAGCAGCAGTTGCAGCAGCAGCAGTTTCAACGACAGCGACAATTGCACCAGCATTTTCAATATGATGAACCACAATTTGAATCACAACGGCAGATTTATCTTGAAAATTTGCTGCATCAGCAATTACTTGAACCTGGTACTGGTTTATCAAATGTTTATCCGCATGACAAAAACATGATGGATCAGATGTTTCTAAGGCAGCAACTTTTGAATGAGTCTCGGAAACATTCTAGCAATCTTTCTCATGAATCAGTGATGGAGCAACTCATCCATGCAAATCAGGGGCTGAATTTTCAGCAGCAGAATAAAGATTTATTTAATGTTTTATCTCATTCCAAGCTGAGGCAGATGTCTCTGGAGCAACAATATCTTTTAGAACATCAGCTGGAGCAACTTCAGGCTCAGCAGCTCTCCGCTTCGAGGAATTTAACTGGTATTGAGGAAGAGAGGCACAGAGGGGGGATCTGGTCGGTTGATGAATCTGGCCAATTCATTAGAACTGCAGCTAGTCAGCCACAGAATTATTCTTCCAGGCTTGGCCAATTAGACTTTTTGCAGAAACCACAAGGACCATCATTGGTAGAGCATCCTAGTCATTCTCAGCGAAACTACTTGTTGCAGGAGAGAATGCAAAGGGGGCTACATCCTCTTGATAGTTCAATGCATATGCCACGTGCAGGTACTTCTCCACCAAACATGGAACTAATTAATGCCATAGCACGAGGTCAAGGATTGGATGCACAAGACCATCTTGACCAGCTTCGTGCTTCTGGTCAGATGGGACAGTTTCATTCTAATTTTCACGCTCATCAAAGACAGATTTCCAGAGAATTCTCTGGCACACACATGGATCCAACAGAGAGCCACTGGTCTGAGTTAGCTAGACAGTTACCAGCTGACCTAATAGAATCCCAGCTGAAACAGTTGCAAATTAAAGTGGAGAAGCAGAGAGGTGCAAATATGAATGTCTCCTTTGAGAGCCCAAATGCATGGGCACCAAATCTAGGAAATAATGAAAGCTCAAAATATGAATTGAGAGACTTGCTTCATCAAGAAATGCTTCACCAATCTCAACAGTCTCTCAGTTTGGTGGATGCTGCTACATCATCCTATGAGCAAAAGGACCCTTCTTGGCTCTACTCACGACCTAATTCAGAGAATCCATATGATTTGAACAGAGAGAGAGCAGCGTTAGGTGGCGCCTTTTCAGATGCTTCCCTTTTGGAGCAAGTAGGACGGCCTTTGAATGAACAAATCATGAATACCATTGATAATAAATTTGAGAGCAGCAACAGGTTCACTTTAAAGCCTGGTTTCTCAACTTCTTTTGAACAGAAACAATTCCCGCCGGATTTAGACTTATTTGAAAGGGGCAGGCTTGCGAATTCTTTAAGTGATGCTTCCTTGCAGTTGATAGATTTCTCTAATCTGAAGGATGGGGAGAGAGGAAAGATGCAGGATATCAGTGGAAGTTCCAGGATCCAATCAATGATGGATGCGCAAGAGAGTAGAGTTATGCAAGCAGAAGGTCATGATGGCAAGTCTTTTAAGCAAGACTTATTTGAGATAACTA GTTTAGGCTTCTTTGACTATGAAGCAGAATTTGTTCATGCTGACAAGGAAGAGATGCCTAACAATAT GGCGTATGGTGATCCAAAAGCTGCTGATAGTTTCTTAAAGCGTGCCTATGATCTCCATGACATGTCATCTGCAAGACCTCCCCATGGCATGCCATCTGCAAGACCACCATCAGCCGGCACTCTTCAAATTTCAAAAGGGCATGATTCTGCAACTTATGGATCTTCAGAAG GTACAGAAGTACAGCAAGAACCTGGAGCTACACTCTCATCCCAATCCTCTGAGGTGCTTAGATCTAACAAGAAAGACTTCAAATTTCGTCGGACCTCTTCTAGCAATGACACTGATACTATAGAGCCTTCATTCATTTATATGCTGAAGAGCACCAAAAAATCCATGCCGGAGCATGAGAACATTGAAACAGGTTCAGTCGGAAAGAGTAGCAAAAAGAAGGGAAAGAAAGGGAGACAGATTGACCCGTCTCTTCTCGGCTTCAAAGTTCACAGCAACCGCATCTTGATGGGTGAGATCCAGCGCCCGGATGATTGA